A genome region from Aphelocoma coerulescens isolate FSJ_1873_10779 chromosome Z unlocalized genomic scaffold, UR_Acoe_1.0 ChrZ, whole genome shotgun sequence includes the following:
- the TPM2 gene encoding tropomyosin beta chain isoform X3, which produces MEAIKKKMQMLKLDKENAIDRAEQAEADKKQAEDRCKQLEEEQQGLQKKLKGTEDEVEKYSESVKEAQEKLEQAEKKATDAEAEVASLNRRIQLVEEELDRAQERLATALQKLEEAEKAADESERGMKVIENRAMKDEEKMELQEMQLKEAKHIAEEADRKYEEVARKLVVLEGELERSEERAEVAESRVRQLEEELRTMDQSLKSLIASEEEYSTKEDKYEEEIKLLGEKLKEAETRAEFAERSVAKLEKTIDDLEDEVYAQKMKYKAISEELDNALNDITSL; this is translated from the exons ATGGAGGCCATCAAGAAGAAGATGCAGATGCTGAAATTGGACAAGGAGAATGCCATCGACCGCGCCGAGCAAGCGGAGGCTGACAAGAAGCAGGCGGAGGACCGCTGCAAGCAG ctggaggaggaaCAGCAGGGCCTGCAGAAGAAGCTGAAGGGCACCGAGGATGAGGTGGAGAAGTACTCCGAGTCTGTCAAGGAGGCCCAGGAGAAGCTGGAGCAGGCAGAAAAGAAAGCTACAGAT GCTGAGGCTGAAGTGGCTTCCCTCAACCGCCGCATCCAGCTGGTAGAGGAGGAGCTGGACCGTGCCCAGGAGCGCCTGGCCACTGCCCTGCAGAAGCTGGAGGAAGCTGAGAAGGCGGCTGATGAGAGCGAGAG AGGCATGAAGGTCATCGAAAACAGGGCCATGAAAGATGAGGAGAAGATGGAACTCCAGGAAATGCAGCTGAAGGAGGCAAAGCACATAGCAGAGGAGGCTGACCGCAAATATGAGGAG GTCGCCCGCAAGCTGGTCGTCCTTGAGGGAGAGCTGGAGCGCTCAGAGGAGAGGGCAGAGGTGGCGGAGAG CCGAGTGAGACAGCTGGAAGAAGAGCTGCGGACCATGGACCAGTCTCTCAAATCCCTCATTGCCTCAGAGGAAGAG TATTCCACCAAGGAGGATAAGTACGAGGAGGAAATCAAGCTTCTAGGGGAAAAACTGAAGGAG GCTGAGACCCGAGCGGAGTTTGCAGAGAGGTCTGTGGCAAAGCTGGAGAAAACCATTGATGACCTAGAAG ATGAAGTGTATGCGCAGAAGATGAAGTACAAAGCCATCAGCGAGGAGCTGGACAATGCACTTAACGACATCACCTCCCTCTGA
- the TPM2 gene encoding tropomyosin beta chain isoform X5, with the protein MEAIKKKMQMLKLDKENAIDRAEQAEADKKQAEDRCKQLEEEQQGLQKKLKGTEDEVEKYSESVKEAQEKLEQAEKKATDAEAEVASLNRRIQLVEEELDRAQERLATALQKLEEAEKAADESERGMKVIENRAMKDEEKMELQEMQLKEAKHIAEEADRKYEEVARKLVVLEGELERSEERAEVAESKCGDLEEELKIVTNNLKSLEAQADKYSTKEDKYEEEIKLLGEKLKEAETRAEFAERSVAKLEKTIDDLEDEVYAQKMKYKAISEELDNALNDITSL; encoded by the exons ATGGAGGCCATCAAGAAGAAGATGCAGATGCTGAAATTGGACAAGGAGAATGCCATCGACCGCGCCGAGCAAGCGGAGGCTGACAAGAAGCAGGCGGAGGACCGCTGCAAGCAG ctggaggaggaaCAGCAGGGCCTGCAGAAGAAGCTGAAGGGCACCGAGGATGAGGTGGAGAAGTACTCCGAGTCTGTCAAGGAGGCCCAGGAGAAGCTGGAGCAGGCAGAAAAGAAAGCTACAGAT GCTGAGGCTGAAGTGGCTTCCCTCAACCGCCGCATCCAGCTGGTAGAGGAGGAGCTGGACCGTGCCCAGGAGCGCCTGGCCACTGCCCTGCAGAAGCTGGAGGAAGCTGAGAAGGCGGCTGATGAGAGCGAGAG AGGCATGAAGGTCATCGAAAACAGGGCCATGAAAGATGAGGAGAAGATGGAACTCCAGGAAATGCAGCTGAAGGAGGCAAAGCACATAGCAGAGGAGGCTGACCGCAAATATGAGGAG GTCGCCCGCAAGCTGGTCGTCCTTGAGGGAGAGCTGGAGCGCTCAGAGGAGAGGGCAGAGGTGGCGGAGAG TAAATGTGGTGACCTAGAGGAGGAGCTGAAAATTGTCACCAACAACTTGAAGTCCCTGGAAGCCCAGGCTGACAAG TATTCCACCAAGGAGGATAAGTACGAGGAGGAAATCAAGCTTCTAGGGGAAAAACTGAAGGAG GCTGAGACCCGAGCGGAGTTTGCAGAGAGGTCTGTGGCAAAGCTGGAGAAAACCATTGATGACCTAGAAG ATGAAGTGTATGCGCAGAAGATGAAGTACAAAGCCATCAGCGAGGAGCTGGACAATGCACTTAACGACATCACCTCCCTCTGA
- the TPM2 gene encoding tropomyosin beta chain isoform X2, which yields MEAIKKKMQMLKLDKENAIDRAEQAEADKKQAEDRCKQLEEEQQGLQKKLKGTEDEVEKYSESVKEAQEKLEQAEKKATDAEAEVASLNRRIQLVEEELDRAQERLATALQKLEEAEKAADESERGMKVIENRAMKDEEKMELQEMQLKEAKHIAEEADRKYEEVARKLVVLEGELERSEERAEVAESRVRQLEEELRTMDQSLKSLIASEEEYSTKEDKYEEEIKLLGEKLKEAETRAEFAERSVAKLEKTIDDLEESLASAKEENVGIHQVLDQTLLELNNL from the exons ATGGAGGCCATCAAGAAGAAGATGCAGATGCTGAAATTGGACAAGGAGAATGCCATCGACCGCGCCGAGCAAGCGGAGGCTGACAAGAAGCAGGCGGAGGACCGCTGCAAGCAG ctggaggaggaaCAGCAGGGCCTGCAGAAGAAGCTGAAGGGCACCGAGGATGAGGTGGAGAAGTACTCCGAGTCTGTCAAGGAGGCCCAGGAGAAGCTGGAGCAGGCAGAAAAGAAAGCTACAGAT GCTGAGGCTGAAGTGGCTTCCCTCAACCGCCGCATCCAGCTGGTAGAGGAGGAGCTGGACCGTGCCCAGGAGCGCCTGGCCACTGCCCTGCAGAAGCTGGAGGAAGCTGAGAAGGCGGCTGATGAGAGCGAGAG AGGCATGAAGGTCATCGAAAACAGGGCCATGAAAGATGAGGAGAAGATGGAACTCCAGGAAATGCAGCTGAAGGAGGCAAAGCACATAGCAGAGGAGGCTGACCGCAAATATGAGGAG GTCGCCCGCAAGCTGGTCGTCCTTGAGGGAGAGCTGGAGCGCTCAGAGGAGAGGGCAGAGGTGGCGGAGAG CCGAGTGAGACAGCTGGAAGAAGAGCTGCGGACCATGGACCAGTCTCTCAAATCCCTCATTGCCTCAGAGGAAGAG TATTCCACCAAGGAGGATAAGTACGAGGAGGAAATCAAGCTTCTAGGGGAAAAACTGAAGGAG GCTGAGACCCGAGCGGAGTTTGCAGAGAGGTCTGTGGCAAAGCTGGAGAAAACCATTGATGACCTAGAAG AGAGCCTGGCCAGTGCCAAAGAGGAGAACGTGGGAATACACCAGGTCCTGGACCAGACCTTACTGGAGCTGAACAACCTCTGA
- the TPM2 gene encoding tropomyosin beta chain isoform X6, whose protein sequence is MEAIKKKMQMLKLDKENAIDRAEQAEADKKQAEDRCKQLEEEQQGLQKKLKGTEDEVEKYSESVKEAQEKLEQAEKKATDAEAEVASLNRRIQLVEEELDRAQERLATALQKLEEAEKAADESERGMKVIENRAMKDEEKMELQEMQLKEAKHIAEEADRKYEEVARKLVVLEGELERSEERAEVAESKCGDLEEELKIVTNNLKSLEAQADKYSTKEDKYEEEIKLLGEKLKEAETRAEFAERSVAKLEKTIDDLEESLASAKEENVGIHQVLDQTLLELNNL, encoded by the exons ATGGAGGCCATCAAGAAGAAGATGCAGATGCTGAAATTGGACAAGGAGAATGCCATCGACCGCGCCGAGCAAGCGGAGGCTGACAAGAAGCAGGCGGAGGACCGCTGCAAGCAG ctggaggaggaaCAGCAGGGCCTGCAGAAGAAGCTGAAGGGCACCGAGGATGAGGTGGAGAAGTACTCCGAGTCTGTCAAGGAGGCCCAGGAGAAGCTGGAGCAGGCAGAAAAGAAAGCTACAGAT GCTGAGGCTGAAGTGGCTTCCCTCAACCGCCGCATCCAGCTGGTAGAGGAGGAGCTGGACCGTGCCCAGGAGCGCCTGGCCACTGCCCTGCAGAAGCTGGAGGAAGCTGAGAAGGCGGCTGATGAGAGCGAGAG AGGCATGAAGGTCATCGAAAACAGGGCCATGAAAGATGAGGAGAAGATGGAACTCCAGGAAATGCAGCTGAAGGAGGCAAAGCACATAGCAGAGGAGGCTGACCGCAAATATGAGGAG GTCGCCCGCAAGCTGGTCGTCCTTGAGGGAGAGCTGGAGCGCTCAGAGGAGAGGGCAGAGGTGGCGGAGAG TAAATGTGGTGACCTAGAGGAGGAGCTGAAAATTGTCACCAACAACTTGAAGTCCCTGGAAGCCCAGGCTGACAAG TATTCCACCAAGGAGGATAAGTACGAGGAGGAAATCAAGCTTCTAGGGGAAAAACTGAAGGAG GCTGAGACCCGAGCGGAGTTTGCAGAGAGGTCTGTGGCAAAGCTGGAGAAAACCATTGATGACCTAGAAG AGAGCCTGGCCAGTGCCAAAGAGGAGAACGTGGGAATACACCAGGTCCTGGACCAGACCTTACTGGAGCTGAACAACCTCTGA
- the TPM2 gene encoding tropomyosin beta chain isoform X8 has translation MASASSIDAVKKKIQSLQQVADEAEERAEHLQREADAERQARERAEAEVASLNRRIQLVEEELDRAQERLATALQKLEEAEKAADESERGMKVIENRAMKDEEKMELQEMQLKEAKHIAEEADRKYEEVARKLVVLEGELERSEERAEVAESKCGDLEEELKIVTNNLKSLEAQADKYSTKEDKYEEEIKLLGEKLKEAETRAEFAERSVAKLEKTIDDLEESLASAKEENVGIHQVLDQTLLELNNL, from the exons ATGGCCAGCGCCAGCTCCATCGATGCCGTCAAGAAGAAGATCCAGAGCTTGCAGCAGGTGGCCGACGAGGCGGAGGAGCGCGCCGAGCACCTGCAGCGGGAGGCCGATGCCGAGCGGCAGGCCCGGGAGCGG GCTGAGGCTGAAGTGGCTTCCCTCAACCGCCGCATCCAGCTGGTAGAGGAGGAGCTGGACCGTGCCCAGGAGCGCCTGGCCACTGCCCTGCAGAAGCTGGAGGAAGCTGAGAAGGCGGCTGATGAGAGCGAGAG AGGCATGAAGGTCATCGAAAACAGGGCCATGAAAGATGAGGAGAAGATGGAACTCCAGGAAATGCAGCTGAAGGAGGCAAAGCACATAGCAGAGGAGGCTGACCGCAAATATGAGGAG GTCGCCCGCAAGCTGGTCGTCCTTGAGGGAGAGCTGGAGCGCTCAGAGGAGAGGGCAGAGGTGGCGGAGAG TAAATGTGGTGACCTAGAGGAGGAGCTGAAAATTGTCACCAACAACTTGAAGTCCCTGGAAGCCCAGGCTGACAAG TATTCCACCAAGGAGGATAAGTACGAGGAGGAAATCAAGCTTCTAGGGGAAAAACTGAAGGAG GCTGAGACCCGAGCGGAGTTTGCAGAGAGGTCTGTGGCAAAGCTGGAGAAAACCATTGATGACCTAGAAG AGAGCCTGGCCAGTGCCAAAGAGGAGAACGTGGGAATACACCAGGTCCTGGACCAGACCTTACTGGAGCTGAACAACCTCTGA
- the TPM2 gene encoding tropomyosin beta chain isoform X9 translates to MASASSIDAVKKKIQSLQQVADEAEERAEHLQREADAERQARERAEAEVASLNRRIQLVEEELDRAQERLATALQKLEEAEKAADESERGMKVIENRAMKDEEKMELQEMQLKEAKHIAEEADRKYEEVARKLVVLEGELERSEERAEVAESRVRQLEEELRTMDQSLKSLIASEEEYSTKEDKYEEEIKLLGEKLKEAETRAEFAERSVAKLEKTIDDLEERSQQEAEKNRVLTNELRVILTELNN, encoded by the exons ATGGCCAGCGCCAGCTCCATCGATGCCGTCAAGAAGAAGATCCAGAGCTTGCAGCAGGTGGCCGACGAGGCGGAGGAGCGCGCCGAGCACCTGCAGCGGGAGGCCGATGCCGAGCGGCAGGCCCGGGAGCGG GCTGAGGCTGAAGTGGCTTCCCTCAACCGCCGCATCCAGCTGGTAGAGGAGGAGCTGGACCGTGCCCAGGAGCGCCTGGCCACTGCCCTGCAGAAGCTGGAGGAAGCTGAGAAGGCGGCTGATGAGAGCGAGAG AGGCATGAAGGTCATCGAAAACAGGGCCATGAAAGATGAGGAGAAGATGGAACTCCAGGAAATGCAGCTGAAGGAGGCAAAGCACATAGCAGAGGAGGCTGACCGCAAATATGAGGAG GTCGCCCGCAAGCTGGTCGTCCTTGAGGGAGAGCTGGAGCGCTCAGAGGAGAGGGCAGAGGTGGCGGAGAG CCGAGTGAGACAGCTGGAAGAAGAGCTGCGGACCATGGACCAGTCTCTCAAATCCCTCATTGCCTCAGAGGAAGAG TATTCCACCAAGGAGGATAAGTACGAGGAGGAAATCAAGCTTCTAGGGGAAAAACTGAAGGAG GCTGAGACCCGAGCGGAGTTTGCAGAGAGGTCTGTGGCAAAGCTGGAGAAAACCATTGATGACCTAGAAG AGCGCTCTCAGCAGGAGGCCGAGAAAAACCGTGTTCTCACTAACGAGCTGCGGGTCATCCTTACTGAACTTAACAACTGA
- the TPM2 gene encoding tropomyosin beta chain isoform X7, with the protein MASASSIDAVKKKIQSLQQVADEAEERAEHLQREADAERQARERAEAEVASLNRRIQLVEEELDRAQERLATALQKLEEAEKAADESERGMKVIENRAMKDEEKMELQEMQLKEAKHIAEEADRKYEEVARKLVVLEGELERSEERAEVAESKCGDLEEELKIVTNNLKSLEAQADKYSTKEDKYEEEIKLLGEKLKEAETRAEFAERSVAKLEKTIDDLEDEVYAQKMKYKAISEELDNALNDITSL; encoded by the exons ATGGCCAGCGCCAGCTCCATCGATGCCGTCAAGAAGAAGATCCAGAGCTTGCAGCAGGTGGCCGACGAGGCGGAGGAGCGCGCCGAGCACCTGCAGCGGGAGGCCGATGCCGAGCGGCAGGCCCGGGAGCGG GCTGAGGCTGAAGTGGCTTCCCTCAACCGCCGCATCCAGCTGGTAGAGGAGGAGCTGGACCGTGCCCAGGAGCGCCTGGCCACTGCCCTGCAGAAGCTGGAGGAAGCTGAGAAGGCGGCTGATGAGAGCGAGAG AGGCATGAAGGTCATCGAAAACAGGGCCATGAAAGATGAGGAGAAGATGGAACTCCAGGAAATGCAGCTGAAGGAGGCAAAGCACATAGCAGAGGAGGCTGACCGCAAATATGAGGAG GTCGCCCGCAAGCTGGTCGTCCTTGAGGGAGAGCTGGAGCGCTCAGAGGAGAGGGCAGAGGTGGCGGAGAG TAAATGTGGTGACCTAGAGGAGGAGCTGAAAATTGTCACCAACAACTTGAAGTCCCTGGAAGCCCAGGCTGACAAG TATTCCACCAAGGAGGATAAGTACGAGGAGGAAATCAAGCTTCTAGGGGAAAAACTGAAGGAG GCTGAGACCCGAGCGGAGTTTGCAGAGAGGTCTGTGGCAAAGCTGGAGAAAACCATTGATGACCTAGAAG ATGAAGTGTATGCGCAGAAGATGAAGTACAAAGCCATCAGCGAGGAGCTGGACAATGCACTTAACGACATCACCTCCCTCTGA
- the TPM2 gene encoding tropomyosin beta chain isoform X4, with protein MASASSIDAVKKKIQSLQQVADEAEERAEHLQREADAERQARERAEAEVASLNRRIQLVEEELDRAQERLATALQKLEEAEKAADESERGMKVIENRAMKDEEKMELQEMQLKEAKHIAEEADRKYEEVARKLVVLEGELERSEERAEVAESRVRQLEEELRTMDQSLKSLIASEEEYSTKEDKYEEEIKLLGEKLKEAETRAEFAERSVAKLEKTIDDLEDEVYAQKMKYKAISEELDNALNDITSL; from the exons ATGGCCAGCGCCAGCTCCATCGATGCCGTCAAGAAGAAGATCCAGAGCTTGCAGCAGGTGGCCGACGAGGCGGAGGAGCGCGCCGAGCACCTGCAGCGGGAGGCCGATGCCGAGCGGCAGGCCCGGGAGCGG GCTGAGGCTGAAGTGGCTTCCCTCAACCGCCGCATCCAGCTGGTAGAGGAGGAGCTGGACCGTGCCCAGGAGCGCCTGGCCACTGCCCTGCAGAAGCTGGAGGAAGCTGAGAAGGCGGCTGATGAGAGCGAGAG AGGCATGAAGGTCATCGAAAACAGGGCCATGAAAGATGAGGAGAAGATGGAACTCCAGGAAATGCAGCTGAAGGAGGCAAAGCACATAGCAGAGGAGGCTGACCGCAAATATGAGGAG GTCGCCCGCAAGCTGGTCGTCCTTGAGGGAGAGCTGGAGCGCTCAGAGGAGAGGGCAGAGGTGGCGGAGAG CCGAGTGAGACAGCTGGAAGAAGAGCTGCGGACCATGGACCAGTCTCTCAAATCCCTCATTGCCTCAGAGGAAGAG TATTCCACCAAGGAGGATAAGTACGAGGAGGAAATCAAGCTTCTAGGGGAAAAACTGAAGGAG GCTGAGACCCGAGCGGAGTTTGCAGAGAGGTCTGTGGCAAAGCTGGAGAAAACCATTGATGACCTAGAAG ATGAAGTGTATGCGCAGAAGATGAAGTACAAAGCCATCAGCGAGGAGCTGGACAATGCACTTAACGACATCACCTCCCTCTGA
- the TPM2 gene encoding tropomyosin beta chain isoform X1: MASASSIDAVKKKIQSLQQVADEAEERAEHLQREADAERQARERAEAEVASLNRRIQLVEEELDRAQERLATALQKLEEAEKAADESERGMKVIENRAMKDEEKMELQEMQLKEAKHIAEEADRKYEEVARKLVVLEGELERSEERAEVAESRVRQLEEELRTMDQSLKSLIASEEEYSTKEDKYEEEIKLLGEKLKEAETRAEFAERSVAKLEKTIDDLEESLASAKEENVGIHQVLDQTLLELNNL; encoded by the exons ATGGCCAGCGCCAGCTCCATCGATGCCGTCAAGAAGAAGATCCAGAGCTTGCAGCAGGTGGCCGACGAGGCGGAGGAGCGCGCCGAGCACCTGCAGCGGGAGGCCGATGCCGAGCGGCAGGCCCGGGAGCGG GCTGAGGCTGAAGTGGCTTCCCTCAACCGCCGCATCCAGCTGGTAGAGGAGGAGCTGGACCGTGCCCAGGAGCGCCTGGCCACTGCCCTGCAGAAGCTGGAGGAAGCTGAGAAGGCGGCTGATGAGAGCGAGAG AGGCATGAAGGTCATCGAAAACAGGGCCATGAAAGATGAGGAGAAGATGGAACTCCAGGAAATGCAGCTGAAGGAGGCAAAGCACATAGCAGAGGAGGCTGACCGCAAATATGAGGAG GTCGCCCGCAAGCTGGTCGTCCTTGAGGGAGAGCTGGAGCGCTCAGAGGAGAGGGCAGAGGTGGCGGAGAG CCGAGTGAGACAGCTGGAAGAAGAGCTGCGGACCATGGACCAGTCTCTCAAATCCCTCATTGCCTCAGAGGAAGAG TATTCCACCAAGGAGGATAAGTACGAGGAGGAAATCAAGCTTCTAGGGGAAAAACTGAAGGAG GCTGAGACCCGAGCGGAGTTTGCAGAGAGGTCTGTGGCAAAGCTGGAGAAAACCATTGATGACCTAGAAG AGAGCCTGGCCAGTGCCAAAGAGGAGAACGTGGGAATACACCAGGTCCTGGACCAGACCTTACTGGAGCTGAACAACCTCTGA